One Rosa chinensis cultivar Old Blush chromosome 5, RchiOBHm-V2, whole genome shotgun sequence genomic region harbors:
- the LOC112163930 gene encoding protein PLASTID TRANSCRIPTIONALLY ACTIVE 14 has product MVATVSPLRWLEIVTEERESSRSTFSLLHEYEFLFPFCSAPNLQIVTEARFELLKWLQGFNYGGSPRPRFSFTTKDTAKGIRIQPIKAKAATTEASPFPLLQSPRAEDSPSELEPADPDFYKIGFVRSMRAYGIEFKEGPDGFGVYASKDVEPLCRARVIMEIPLELMLTISQKLPWMFFPDIVPVGHPIFDIINSTDPETGWDLRLACLLLYAFDWEDNFWQLYSDFLPSADECPSLLLASERFYGFAIYLASGLTCTLLSMLVFFHPIKFAIHLHLRICFHLAGLCISASHEIYDVVG; this is encoded by the exons ATGGTGGCTACGGTGAGCCCACTCCGGTGGTTGGAGATCGTGACGGAGGAGAGAGAGTCCtccagatccactttctctctcctccacgaATATGAGTTCTTGTTTCCTTTCTGTTCAGCACCCAACCTCCAGATCGTGACGGAGGCAAGGTTTGAATTGTTGAAATGG TTGCAGGGCTTCAACTATGGAGGCTCACCAAGACCCAGATTCTCTTTCACCACTAAAGACACAGCCAAAGGCATTCGCATTCAACCCATTAAAGCCAAAGCAGCAACCACCGAGGCCTCTCCGTTTCCTCTGCTTCAGTCTCCCCGAGCTGAAGACTCTCCCTCTGAG TTGGAGCCAGCAGATCCTGATTTCTACAAGATAGGGTTTGTTAGAAGTATGAGAGCTTATGGAATTGAATTTAAAGAAGGCCCAGATGGGTTTGGAGTTTATGCTTCCAAGGATGTTGAACCACTTTGCCGTGCTAGG GTGATAATGGAAATACCACTAGAACTGATGTTAACTATAAGCCAAAAGCTCCCATGGATGTTTTTCCCAGATATAGTACCGGTGGGTCACCCAATATTTGATATCATCAATTCAACTGATCCAGAG ACAGGTTGGGATCTAAGGTTAGCTTGCCTTCTTTTGTATGCATTTGATTGGGAGGATAACTTTTGGCAGTTGTATAGTGATTTTTTACCCAGTGCAGATGAGTGCCCCAGTCTGCTTTTAGCTAGCGAG AGGTTTTATGGCTTCGCCATCTACTTGGCTTCTGGATTGACTTGTACACTCCTG TCGATGCTTGTTTTCTTCCATCCAATCAAGTTTGCAATACATTTACACTTGCGAATCTGCTTTCACTTGGCAGGTTTGTGTATATCTGCTTCTCATGAGATCTATGATGTTGTTGGCTAA